The Pseudomonas fluorescens genome segment GGCCAGGACGCTGGAATTGACTGACAGACGCTGCTTGGTTTCAGGTGTCTTGGCCGTGAGCCCGAATGCCTCGGGGAACAGTTTTTCGCCGTTGAGCAAAGCCGCCAGCGCTTGCGGCGAAACGTGGCTGGATTCCTCGGAAGCGCCACTTTCCGGGTCGTAGAACTTGCTCGGGTTGGACAACACCACCAGTTTGTCGCCACGGGAAGCAAACAACAGGGATTTGCTGGCGTTGTAGGTCAGCTGATACAGCGGCACTTCGTCACCGCCGACTTTCAGGGTGCTTAACACGCTCAGTTGCGAATCATCCAGGGCGACTTTCGCAAGCGGCTCCAGCAGCTTGGCCAGACCGCCGCGATCCATCACCAGCAGGAAATCCTTCAGCCGACCATCGGCGCCGCGCCACAACGCTACGTCTGCCGGTTGATCGAAGAGTTGCTCGATCAGGCTGTCCTGCAGCTTCAAGTCATGCTCGTAGATGATCCGCCGCAGACTGCCGATCAACCCGAGGCGGTCGGCGTGGGTTTCGTAATAGAAGACGAAATCCTCGGTGAGCGTGGCCTTGAGGAACGGCACCGTCAGCAGGTCCTTGGGCAACTGGCTCAGGGAGCGGGTCTCCAGCAGCGCATCCGGGCGGCTCAGACCGAGTTTGTCGCTGGCCAGTGCCGCCGCCGGTAGCTTGGGCTTGTGCATCAGCCAGCCGAGCCCGCCCGCCACGCCGGCCACCAGGCACAGCCCGGCCACCAGCAACGGCCAGCGCCGGGAAGGTTTGGCGGTGGGTGCGGCGGTCGCCGGGGTCTCAGTGTTTTCGCTCATCTTCTCGCTCATGTTCCCAAAGCTCGGCAGTTCATCCGTGGTGCGGGATGCTTAATAGTTGAAAGTCTTGACCAGCAACAGATCACCGATGGCCCGCAGGGGCACGATGAACGTTTCGCGTTTTTCGTCGACAGTGTTTTCGTTGAGCACCAGCGTTATCTGCGAGGTGATGACCTCGTTCTGGTTGCTGGTCTCCTCGAAGTTATAGCCGCCGTTACCGAAGTTGCCCCAATAGTTGACGTAAACCAGATAGGTGCCATGCAGCGGCGCGGTCATGGTGAACATTTCCGGGCCGGGACCATCGACACCGTCCGGATCGAGCCCGCCGCCGTTGCTCATCGCCGGTCGCGCCCAGAAGGCGTGCTGGCCGTCAGGCGTAATGACGTGCAGGTCGAGTTCGGCTTTAGGGTCATCCCAGCCGAGCACCACGCGGATCCGCGCCGGCGTGCGCAGGTTATTGGCTTCGTAGAATTGAACGCGCTTGAGCGACTGGCCGTCGGCACTGATCACCTCGACGCTGTTGGAACCGGCGCCGAACGCGTACGGCCGGGCGAAACGGCCCTGGTCGTCGGTGTACAGATTCAGTGGATTGCCATTCACCGCCAGGCTGTGGGGCGGGCGCAGATGCCCGATTGCCTTGAGCTGGCCCTGAATCATCGTGCGATTGCGCTGGATGCCGCGATCGATGGGAGGTGTGGGATAGGCGACCTGCGGGTTTTCCGTGCGATCGAGCAGCCCGTGATAGCGCCAGCCGCCCACCGGCTCCGACAGCTCCGCGCTCGGCGCCGCCAGCAGCGCGGGCGCGCAGGCCAAGCCGATCAGCAGCAAAAGAAGTGAACGCATGTGATGCCTCCTGCCATGCCTGACGAAACCTTGCACCCGATCCTCGGCGCTTCACAGTGGGCGATACTGCGTTTCGTCTGAAAGACCCGTGACTGTCGGGTCGTAGAAGGCGCGAAGGTTAGCGATTCGGCAGTTTTTTAACAATCGGATACATCTGGATTTGCGGTGGGAATCACGCACATTGACTGGGCGTGAGCCGAATAGCGGACTTATTCGGCTCACAACATGAGCCGAATAACCTTCGGGTCAGACAAGACTGGTCTCGACACCATGATGAAACGGCCAAGACACCCCGCTCATTTGCCCATACCCCCCCTATCTGCTAGTGTCGCGCCGGTTTAACGTCAACCGGAATTAGCCGCCATGGCCCGCAAAAAAGCTGCACTGGATTTCGAACAGTCCCTCGCCGACCTGCAAACACTGGTCGAGCGTCTGGAGAACGGTGAATTGTCGCTGGAAGACTCGCTGACCGCTTTCGAGCAGGGCATCGGCCTGACCCGTGACTGCCAGGCGGCGCTGGCCCAGGCCGAGCAAAAGGTCCAGGTGTTGCTGGAGCGCGATGGCGAACTCGCCGAGGAACCCTTCGACGCGGATCAGCCAGAATGATTGCAGCGTATTCGGCCACCAGCCAGGCGCGGGTCAACGCGGCACTGGAAACCCTGTTCAATGCCCCGCTGCCGGAACTGGCGCGCCTCTATGAAGCCATGCGCTACAGCGTGATGAACGGCGGCAAACGCGTGCGCCCGCTGCTGGCCTACGCCGCATGCGAAGCCCTCGGCGGCAAGGCCGGGCAGGCCAACGGTGCGGCCTGCGCAGTTGAGCTGATCCACGCTTACTCGCTGGTACACGACGATTTGCCGGCGATGGACGACGACGATTTGCGTCGCGGCCAGCCGACTACTCACAAGAAATTCGACGAAGCCTGCGCGATTCTGGCCGGCGACGGCTTGCAGAGCCTGGCCTTTAGCGCCCTGCTCGACCCGCGCCTGAGCGACCTGAGCGCGGACATCCGCCTGCAACAGGTCACGGCGCTGGCGCACGCGGCGGGCCCGGCCGGCATGGTCGGCGGTCAGGCCATCGACCTCGGTTCGGTCGGCCTCAAGCTCGATCAGAAAGCCCTCGAACAGATGCACCGGCACAAGACTGGCGCGCTGATCGAGGTCAGCGTCAAGCTCGGCGCCCTGGCCAGCGGCCGCGCCGAGAAGGATGAACTCAAGGCTCTGCAAAGTTATGCACAGGCCATTGGCCTGGCATTCCAGGTGCAGGACGACATCCTCGACGTCGAAAGCGATACCGAAACCCTCGGCAAACGCCAGGGCGCCGACATCGCCCGCGACAAGCCGACCTATCCGGCCCTGCTCGGCCTCGACGCCGCCAAGGCCTATGCCCTGGAACTGCGCGATCAGGCCCTGCACGCGCTGCGACCGTTTGACGCGGCCGCCGAGCCATTGCGCGATCTGGCCCGGTATATCGTCGACCGGCGCAACTAAAGGCTAATCAGCCAAAAAAGCCCAACGCGTGGGCAGGGGACGATGCATCAGGTAAACTGCCGCATCTTTTATACCTATAACGATTCGCCTGATGCCCACGACGTTTCATGAGATTCCCCGCAAGCGCCCGACCACGCCCCTGCTCGACCGCGCTAACACGCCGGACGGCCTGCGCCGGTTAGGCGAAGCCGAGCTGGAAACCCTGGCTGATGAGTTGCGCCTGGAATTGCTCTACACGGTCGGCCAGACCGGCGGGCATTTCGGTGCCGGCCTGGGCGTCATCGAGCTGACCATCGCGTTGCACTACGTCTTCGACACCCCGGACGACCGGCTGGTGTGGGACGTCGGTCATCAGGCCTATCCGCACAAGATCCTCACCGGTCGTCGCGAGCGCATGGAAACCCTGCGCCAGAAGGACGGCATCGCCGCTTTCCCGCGCCGCTCCGAGAGCGAGTACGACACCTTTGGCGTCGGCCACTCCAGCACCTCGATCAGTGCCGCGCTGGGCATGGCCATCGCCGCCCGCCTGCAGAACAGTGATCGCAAGGCGATTGCCGTGATCGGTGACGGCGCGCTGACCGCCGGCATGGCCTTCGAAGCGCTGAACCATGCGCCGGAAGTGGACGCCAACATGCTGGTGATCCTCAACGACAACGACATGTCGATCTCGCGCAACGTCGGCGGTCTGTCGAACTATCTGGCGAAGATCCTTTCCAGCCGCACCTACGCGAGCATGCGCGAAGGCAGCAAAAAAGTGCTGTCGCGCCTGCCTGGCGCCTGGGAAATTGCCCGTCGTACCGAAGAATATGCCAAAGGCATGCTGGTTCCCGGCACCCTGTTCGAAGAGCTGGGCTGGAACTACATCGGCCCGATCGACGGCCACGACCTGCCGACCCTGATCGCCACCCTGCGCAACATGCGCGATCTGAAAGGTCCGCAGTTCCTGCACATCGTCACCAAGAAAGGCAAAGGCTTCGCCCCGGCGGAAGTCGACCCGATCGGTTACCACGCCATCACCAAGCTGGAGCCGCTGGACGCCCCGGCCGCCGCGCCGAAGAAGGCCGGCGGGCCGAAGTACTCCGGCGTATTCGGTGAATGGCTGTGCGACATGGCCGCTGCCGACCCGCGCCTGGTGGGCATCACCCCGGCGATGAAGGAAGGTTCGGATCTGGTGGCGTTCAGCGAACGCTTCCCGCTGCGCTATTTCGACGTGGCGATTGCCGAGCAGCACGCCGTGACCCTTGCGGCCGGCATGGCCTGCGAAGGCGCCAAACCGGTGGTGGCGATCTACTCGACGTTCCTGCAGCGCGGTTACGACCAGTTGGTGCATGACGTCGCGGTGCAGAACCTCGACGTGCTGTTCGCCATCGACCGCGCCGGTCTGGTGGGCGAAGACGGCCCGACCCACGCCGGCAGCTTCGACCTGTCTTATCTGCGCTGCATCCCGGGCATGGTCATCATGACCCCGAGCGATGAAAACGAACTGCGCAAGATGCTCACCACCGGTCACCTGTACAACGGCCCGGCGGCGGTGCGTTACCCGCGCGGCACCGGCCCGAACGCAACCATCGAGAAAAACCTCGAACCGATCGAGATCGGCAAGGGTGTGATTCGTCGTCAGGGCGGCAAGGTCGCCCTGCTGGTGTTCGGCGTGCAGCTGGCCGAAGCGCTGATTGTCGCTGAAACGCTGGACGCCACCGTGGTCGACATGCGTTTCGTCAAACCGATGGACGAAGCGTTGGTGCGTGAAGTGGCCGCCAGCCACGACCTGCTGGTGACCATCGAGGAGAACGCGATCATGGGCGGCGCCGGCGGCGCGGTCAGCGAATTCCTCGCCCGTGAAAACATCCTCAAATCAGTGCTGCACCTGGGCTTGCCGGACGTTTACGTCGAGCACGCCAAGCCGGCGCAGATGCTGGCCGAGTGCGGGCTGGATGCGGCCGGGATCGAAGCGGCGGTGCGTGAGCGCCTGGACCTGCTTAACCGCTGACTCGCTGGATAAACGCAAAACCCCATGTGGGAGCGGGCTTGCTCGCGAAGGCGTCGGACCAGTCGACAATGAGTTGACTGACACACCGCCTTCGCGAGCAAGCCCGCTCCCACATTTGATTTGTGTACACCTGAAAGACCTACGGAATGCCGATGAACCTCTCGCGCCTCGCCCTGCCCTTCTTGCTGCTGCCCTCCGCCAACGCCCTCGCCGACACCTTCGAACGTGACCAGGCCCTGAAGCTGCCGGACATGCTGATCAGCGCCAACCGCCAGGTAGAAGCACGCAACGACAGCAGCGCCGCCAACACCGTGTTCACCCGCGAAGACATTGAGCGCCTGCAACCGCGCAGCGTTACCGACCTGCTGCAACGGGTACCCGGGCGTGCAAGTGGCGCAAACCGGCGGACGCGGCAGTCTGCCGGGAATCTACATTCGCGGCACACAGTCGGCGCAAAGTCTGGTGCTGGTCGACGGCCAGCGCATCGGCAACTCCACCTCCGGCGACAGCAACCTGCAACACCTGAACATCGAGCAGATCGAACGCGTCGAAGTGCTGCGCGGTTCGCGCTCGGTGATCTACGGCAGTGATGCCATTGGCGGGGTGATTCAGATCTTCACCCGGCGCGGCGGCGAACAAGGTTTGCAGCCTCGAATGCACGTGGGTTTCGGCAGCAACCAGACCTGGGAGCGAAGTGTCGGTCTGTCCGGTGGCGATGAGAAAACCCGCTTCAACCTCGGCGCCAGCCTCGATGAAACCGCCGGGATCGACCGCACCCACGAGTCGTATCCCAGCGACAGCGATCATGATGCCTACCGCAACAAATCCATCAGCCTGAGCCTCAGCCATGCGCTGACCGATGACATCGAAGTCGGCGCCAACCTGCTGGATAACCGTGGCAAAAGCGAGTTCGACAACCCGTTCGGCCGCTTCGACCCGGTGACCTTCGACTCCCTCCAGCAGCAGCCTTACAGCGATTTCACCGTCAGCAGTTTCAGCAGCTACATTGATGCGCGGGTCAACGAGCGCTGGAAGTCGCGCCTGGAACTCGGCCACAGCGAAAACCGCGAGAAGTCCTTCGACAAGCTCAGCGACGAACGCTCGGTGTTCAACACGTACCGCGACTCGGTGACCTGGCAGAACGACCTGACGCTGGATGCGCGCAACAGCCTGATCCTTGGCGGCGACTGGTACGAAGACCGAATCAACAGCAGCACCGCGTTCGATGAAGACAGCCGCTGGAATCGCGCCGCGTTCATCCAGCATCGCTTCCAGGCCGACAGTTTCTCCACCGAACTGGGCCTGCGTCGCGACGACAACCAGCAGTTCGGCGGCCAGAACAGCTGGAGCGGCACGCTGACGTTGCCGGTCAATCCGGACAACGATCTGTTGCTCAGCTACAGCGAAGGCTTCCGCGCGCCGACCTTCAACGATCTGTACTACCCAGACTTCAGCAACCCCGACCTGAAACCGGAAACGTCGAAAAGCTACGAGCTGCAATGGCGCAGCCAGTTGAGCGACAGTAGCCGTCTCGAAGCCTCGCTGTATCGGACCGATCTGGAAGACGCGATCATCTTCGGCAGCAACTCACGCCCGGAAAACGTCGCTTCGGCACGGATCAACGGCTTCGAAGCCGCCCTGAAACAGGAGCTGCTGGGCTGGCAAAGCAATCTCGGCGTGGCAATCATCGATCCCCGCGACCGCGACACCGGCCACACCCTGGCGCGGCGTGCCCGGCGTACCTTGAGCTGGGATCTGGATCGGCAATTCGATCGCCTCGGCCTCGGCGCCAGTTGGCAGGCCGTCAGCAGCAGCTATGACGACCTGAACAATCAACAACCATTGGGTGGTTATGCGCTGCTCGGACTGCGCAGCAGCTGGGCGCTGAACCGTGAGATCAAGCTGGACTTCAAAGTGGATAACCTGCTGGACAAGGGTTACAGCCGGGCGCTGTACAGCCATGACGGCAGTCAGTATGGCTATCGCGAGGAAGGTCGGGCATTCATGTTCGGCGTGACCTGGACGCCGCAACTCTGATCCAGAATTTGCGCTGCATTGACTGGCCTCTTCGCGAGCAAGCCCGCTCCCACAGGAGGAACGCATTCCAAATGTGGGAGCGGGCTTGCTCGCGAAGAATTCACCTCGGTCTCAGCGGTCTGGCGCGATCAACTGGCAGAGCTTGGCGGTCGCCTCGATCATCTGCCCGCTCGGGCGTTCCAGACCTTTGTCGGTGACCAGCAGCAACTGCCTTTGCTTGACCGCTGCCACCTGCGGCCAGGTATTCCACGCATCCAGTTGCGACTGATCGCTGGCCAGAATCACTTCGGGATCACGCTGTAAAACCGCTTCGATGCTCACCTGCGGCGCCGGCAGGCTCAGGTCGCCGAACACATTGCGTGCGCCGCACACTTCAAGCGCATCGCTGATGATCTGCCCGCCGCCGACGGTGTACAACGGCTTGTCCCAGACCTGATAGAACACCCGCAGCGGCGCTTCACGGCGGTAGCGCTGGCGCAGCTCATCGAGGTTTTGCCGCAACTCTCTGGCTCGCTCGATCCCACGCTCAGGACGACCAAGCTGTGTCGCGATGGCCTCAATCTGCGCGGTCAGCTGTTCGAGACTGTGGGGTTCGGCAACGAAGGTCGGGATGTTCAGGCGCTTGAGCTGATCGCGCTGGGCCGGGCCGACACTGCCAGGCCATAACAGCAACAAGTCAGGCTTGAGGCTGAGCAGCCGCTCCATGTCGAGCTGGCCATAACGGCCCACAGAAGGGAGATCCTTGATCGCAGGTGGCCGGTCACCGGCATCCAGCACGCCCACCAGCAAGTCGGCCGAATTCAGCTCCACGACAATTTCAGACAGGGATGGCGCGAGGCTGACCACTCGCAGGGCGGCCAGGGTTTCGCTGCTGACGGCCAGCAGCAGAACCGCCAGCCAGAGACGGCGCATCAACCGAGTTGACGCGGGATACGGTAGAGGTAGAACAGCACCGCCGTGGACAGCGCCAGCAGCATCAACGGCACCGCTTCGAGGCCGACGAACACTGCCAGTGCGCCGATCCATGCCGGTAATCCCGCCGCCAGAAACGCCGTGCGCCGACGAGCCGCGAGAGCGATCCAGGCAGCGGGTTCATCCGGCGTATCGAGTGCTTTTTGTGTGGCGATCAGCGCATGTTTGTAGCGGCCGAAAAACTTCAGACTGACAAACATCGAGGCCACACCGGCAATGAACAACGGCATCGCCAACACCGGCATGATCGCTTCGCTCTCGCCGAACACGGCGTTAAGCACGAACAGCGGCACCAATGCCAGCGCCAGGTATTTCCACCAGGCGACCGACAGGCGGCGGCGCACCTGACCTCGGGTCACGCCCGGTCTACCTCGCCCTGATGTTCGTTGCCCATCATGTGGTCGAGCTTGCTGGCCTTGGTCGCCAGATAGAGTTTGTTGTGCGGGTTATGGCCGGTGTGCAGCGGCACGCGCTCGGCGACGACGATGCCCATGTCGGTCAAGGCTTTGACCTTGCGCGGGTTGTTGGTCATCAGCCGCAGGGACTTCACGCCCAGATGCTCCAGCATCGGCAGGCACATGGCGTAGTCACGCTGGTCGGCGGCAAAGCCCAGACGCTCGTTGGCTTCAACGGTATCGGCACCGCCGTCCTGCAATTCGTAGGCGCGGATCTTGTTCAAAAGACCGATGCCACGACCTTCCTGACGCAGGTACAGCAACACGCCACGGCCTTCACGGGCGATCGCCTTGAGGGCGGCCTCCAGTTGCGAGCCGCAGTCACAACGCTGGCTGAACAAGGCATCGCCGGTCAGGCATTCGGAGTGCAAACGGCCGAGTACCGGGGCACCGTCGGCAATCTCACCCAGGCTCAGCACGACGTGCTCGCGGCCAGTGGCTTCATCGAGAAAACCGTGCATGGTGAATTGCGCAAAAGGCGTTGGCAGCTTGGAAGCGGCGACAAAAACGACAGGCACCGGTGTGCTCCTGATCTAAAAAGTCCGAGATTCGCTGGGCGGCATTGTAACAGCAGGTTCCTGCAGACGCTTAGGCTGAATTATCGGCCATAACGATCAAAAAGTTTGATGGCAGGCCTGCCTTCATTGCCCTCGCTCGAACGGATACGGCTGTTTCCAGCGTTCGAAGATGGGCTTCAATTCGCCGCTTTTCACCAGTTGATCCATGCGCTGGTCGTAGATCGACATCAGTGCACGGGCCTGAGGGGTGTCGGCGAAACCAAGGTAAAGGGGCAACTCCGCCAGATGCGAGTAACGGTATTGCGAAGGATCGGCAGCATTTCTCACCACCGCTTCGATTTCCGTCAGCGCGTCGATGTAGTAATCCGCCCGCCCCTGCTTGAGCATCGACAGGATTCCCGTACGACGTTCGATCTGGTTGTAGCGCTTGACGTTCGGCAGGTAGGTCTCATAACGATAACCTCGCACCCAGGCCAGCCGGTACTTGTCGAGGGTGGCCTCGGTCGGTGCCGGATTACTGGCCAGGCCCAGTGCGTAGATGTGATCGGAATCGAAGTTCCAGCGCGGATACAGCACTTGTTCGGCTTCCCCGCGATAGGAACCGACCAGCGCGTCGACTTCCTTCAACTGCACCAGCCCCACCGAGCGGGTGTACGGCACGGTGCGGATGTCCAGGGTCACGCCGGCAGGTTCGAACACCTTGCGCAGAACGTCCCAGCCCAGGCCGTGGCCGTCGGCTGCGGTGTAGTCTTCCCAATCTTCGCTGGCCAGATGAATGACCGTCGGCGGCGCCTCCTGTGCCAGGGCCGTCGCACCGAGCAGAGTGAAAACCAGAATCGCCAACCAGCGTCGAGCCATCCCTGTGTCCCTCATCCACACCTTGAAATCAGGCGAAAACCCACACCAGTCCCTGCATCGCCAGCCAGGCGAACACGCCCGCCAGCACGTCGTCGAGCATGATGCCGACACCGCCATGTACATGCCGGTCGATCCAGCGGATCGGCCACGGCTTGAGGATGTCGAAAAAGCGGAACATCAAAAACCCGGCGAGCAACCAGTACCAGCCTTCCGGTACCAGCCACAGGGTGATCCACATTCCGACCATCTCGTCCCAGACGATGCCTTCATGGTCATGCACCCGCAGATCGTCGGCCACCTTGCCGCACAGCCAGAAGCCGAACAGCATGGTGATCCCCAGCATCAGCCAATAGCCCCAATCGGGCAACATCTGCCACAACGGAATAAAGGGTAGCGCAACTAACGAGCCCCACGTGCCCGGTGCTTTCGGCAAGGTGCCCGAACCGAAGCCGAACGCAATGAAATGCCAGGGATTGCGCCAGACCGACGGCGGAACGAATTCGCCGGGAACCTGTTTCGGGTGATCTGTCACGGTGACTCCTGAAAATGTTGATAACCCCGGATTTGCGGGGTGATGTCGTGCCCTTCGCGGTCCAGCAGCACCACGCCCTGCCCCTCTGCCACGCGCCCGATCACATGGACCGGCCAGCCGTCGGCCAGCAACGTCGGTAACTCGACGAACGGCAAAGTGAAGGCCAGCACGTAATCATCGCCACCGCTCAACGCCGCACGCTCGGCGCCGCGCTGACCGAGAAACGCCACCAGTGCCTCCGACAACGGGACACGCTCGCGCTCGACTTCGAGGCGAACCTTCGAAGCCAGTGCGATATGGCCGCAATCGGCGAGCAGGCCATCGGAAATGTCCAGCGCCGAGGTGGCCTTGCCCCGCAAGGCCTGACCGAGAGCAAGCTGCGGCTGCGGCGACCAGTAATGTTCGAGCAGCAGCTGGGCGATGTGCGGCTCGGTGTCACGCTGACCCAGCACCAGCGGCAAGGCCCCGGCGGCATTGCCCAGCTCACCGCCGACACACAGCAGATCGCCGGGCTGCGCGCCGCTGCGGGTCAGGGCCTGGCCGGCCGGGACGCGGCCGAACACGGTGACGGTCAGGCTCAACGGCCCGCGAGTCGTGTCACCACCGATCAGCGCCACGCCGCAGCTCTGCGCCATGCGGTTCAAACCGCGGGCATAGGCTTGCAGCCAATCGGCAGTCACCGTCGGCAAGGTCAGGGCAAGGGTAAAGGCGACGGGCGTGGCGCCCATGGCAGCGAGGTCGCTGACCGCCACGGCCAGCGAGCGCTGACCGAGCAGAAACGGATCACAGGGATCGGCGAAATGCACGCCGGCCACCAGCGTATCGGTGGAAACTGCCAGCTGTTCCCCGGAAGGAACAGCAAGCAAGGCGCAGTCATCGCCGATCCCCAGTGCAACGCCCTCGCCGCCCTGCGCACAAGGCGCGGCGGCGAAGAAATTGCG includes the following:
- the dxs gene encoding 1-deoxy-D-xylulose-5-phosphate synthase encodes the protein MPTTFHEIPRKRPTTPLLDRANTPDGLRRLGEAELETLADELRLELLYTVGQTGGHFGAGLGVIELTIALHYVFDTPDDRLVWDVGHQAYPHKILTGRRERMETLRQKDGIAAFPRRSESEYDTFGVGHSSTSISAALGMAIAARLQNSDRKAIAVIGDGALTAGMAFEALNHAPEVDANMLVILNDNDMSISRNVGGLSNYLAKILSSRTYASMREGSKKVLSRLPGAWEIARRTEEYAKGMLVPGTLFEELGWNYIGPIDGHDLPTLIATLRNMRDLKGPQFLHIVTKKGKGFAPAEVDPIGYHAITKLEPLDAPAAAPKKAGGPKYSGVFGEWLCDMAAADPRLVGITPAMKEGSDLVAFSERFPLRYFDVAIAEQHAVTLAAGMACEGAKPVVAIYSTFLQRGYDQLVHDVAVQNLDVLFAIDRAGLVGEDGPTHAGSFDLSYLRCIPGMVIMTPSDENELRKMLTTGHLYNGPAAVRYPRGTGPNATIEKNLEPIEIGKGVIRRQGGKVALLVFGVQLAEALIVAETLDATVVDMRFVKPMDEALVREVAASHDLLVTIEENAIMGGAGGAVSEFLARENILKSVLHLGLPDVYVEHAKPAQMLAECGLDAAGIEAAVRERLDLLNR
- a CDS encoding cobalamin-binding protein — its product is MRRLWLAVLLLAVSSETLAALRVVSLAPSLSEIVVELNSADLLVGVLDAGDRPPAIKDLPSVGRYGQLDMERLLSLKPDLLLLWPGSVGPAQRDQLKRLNIPTFVAEPHSLEQLTAQIEAIATQLGRPERGIERARELRQNLDELRQRYRREAPLRVFYQVWDKPLYTVGGGQIISDALEVCGARNVFGDLSLPAPQVSIEAVLQRDPEVILASDQSQLDAWNTWPQVAAVKQRQLLLVTDKGLERPSGQMIEATAKLCQLIAPDR
- a CDS encoding exodeoxyribonuclease VII small subunit; the encoded protein is MARKKAALDFEQSLADLQTLVERLENGELSLEDSLTAFEQGIGLTRDCQAALAQAEQKVQVLLERDGELAEEPFDADQPE
- the ispA gene encoding (2E,6E)-farnesyl diphosphate synthase — encoded protein: MIAAYSATSQARVNAALETLFNAPLPELARLYEAMRYSVMNGGKRVRPLLAYAACEALGGKAGQANGAACAVELIHAYSLVHDDLPAMDDDDLRRGQPTTHKKFDEACAILAGDGLQSLAFSALLDPRLSDLSADIRLQQVTALAHAAGPAGMVGGQAIDLGSVGLKLDQKALEQMHRHKTGALIEVSVKLGALASGRAEKDELKALQSYAQAIGLAFQVQDDILDVESDTETLGKRQGADIARDKPTYPALLGLDAAKAYALELRDQALHALRPFDAAAEPLRDLARYIVDRRN
- the thiL gene encoding thiamine-phosphate kinase, whose amino-acid sequence is MGEFELIRNFFAAAPCAQGGEGVALGIGDDCALLAVPSGEQLAVSTDTLVAGVHFADPCDPFLLGQRSLAVAVSDLAAMGATPVAFTLALTLPTVTADWLQAYARGLNRMAQSCGVALIGGDTTRGPLSLTVTVFGRVPAGQALTRSGAQPGDLLCVGGELGNAAGALPLVLGQRDTEPHIAQLLLEHYWSPQPQLALGQALRGKATSALDISDGLLADCGHIALASKVRLEVERERVPLSEALVAFLGQRGAERAALSGGDDYVLAFTLPFVELPTLLADGWPVHVIGRVAEGQGVVLLDREGHDITPQIRGYQHFQESP
- a CDS encoding YfaP family protein, which codes for MRSLLLLLIGLACAPALLAAPSAELSEPVGGWRYHGLLDRTENPQVAYPTPPIDRGIQRNRTMIQGQLKAIGHLRPPHSLAVNGNPLNLYTDDQGRFARPYAFGAGSNSVEVISADGQSLKRVQFYEANNLRTPARIRVVLGWDDPKAELDLHVITPDGQHAFWARPAMSNGGGLDPDGVDGPGPEMFTMTAPLHGTYLVYVNYWGNFGNGGYNFEETSNQNEVITSQITLVLNENTVDEKRETFIVPLRAIGDLLLVKTFNY
- a CDS encoding phosphatidylglycerophosphatase A family protein, with translation MTDHPKQVPGEFVPPSVWRNPWHFIAFGFGSGTLPKAPGTWGSLVALPFIPLWQMLPDWGYWLMLGITMLFGFWLCGKVADDLRVHDHEGIVWDEMVGMWITLWLVPEGWYWLLAGFLMFRFFDILKPWPIRWIDRHVHGGVGIMLDDVLAGVFAWLAMQGLVWVFA
- a CDS encoding substrate-binding periplasmic protein; translation: MARRWLAILVFTLLGATALAQEAPPTVIHLASEDWEDYTAADGHGLGWDVLRKVFEPAGVTLDIRTVPYTRSVGLVQLKEVDALVGSYRGEAEQVLYPRWNFDSDHIYALGLASNPAPTEATLDKYRLAWVRGYRYETYLPNVKRYNQIERRTGILSMLKQGRADYYIDALTEIEAVVRNAADPSQYRYSHLAELPLYLGFADTPQARALMSIYDQRMDQLVKSGELKPIFERWKQPYPFERGQ
- a CDS encoding MFS transporter is translated as MTRGQVRRRLSVAWWKYLALALVPLFVLNAVFGESEAIMPVLAMPLFIAGVASMFVSLKFFGRYKHALIATQKALDTPDEPAAWIALAARRRTAFLAAGLPAWIGALAVFVGLEAVPLMLLALSTAVLFYLYRIPRQLG
- the ribA gene encoding GTP cyclohydrolase II, with translation MPVVFVAASKLPTPFAQFTMHGFLDEATGREHVVLSLGEIADGAPVLGRLHSECLTGDALFSQRCDCGSQLEAALKAIAREGRGVLLYLRQEGRGIGLLNKIRAYELQDGGADTVEANERLGFAADQRDYAMCLPMLEHLGVKSLRLMTNNPRKVKALTDMGIVVAERVPLHTGHNPHNKLYLATKASKLDHMMGNEHQGEVDRA